From the Acidimicrobiales bacterium genome, the window GCCAGGCTGGTCGCCGTGGAGGAGGCGTCGTGGCGGCGCATCGCCGTCGACCAGCGCAGCACGACGCTGTCCTCTTTACTTGCGGCTGCCTCCGACGAGCTCGGCCTCGACGTGGCCGAGGTCGTGCTCGAGGAGGCGGCGACCTCTCATCTCGACGCCTGGACGCCCCACGTCCGCCACGACCCGGAGGGGCCGGCGGCGCTGCAGGCGCTAAGACACCTGGGCGTGCGCACCGGCCTGTTGTCCAACACCCACTGGCCTCGGGCGTTCCACGAGCACTTCCTGGAGCGGGACGGTCTGGCCCCGTTTCTCGACGTACGGTGCTACACCAGCGAGCTGGAGTGGACCAAACCCCACCCAGGGGCGTTCCAGGCCGTCCTCGCGCCACTGGAGGTGTCGGACCCAGGGCGTGCGGTGTTCGTGGGGGACCGTCCGTATGACGACGTGCACGGGGCGCAGCAGGCCGGCATGCGCGCTGTCCTGCGCCCGAACCCCCTGGTTCCCCCGTATCCCGTCGAGCCCGACGCGACCGTGACTAGTCTGTCCGAACTGGTGACCATCGTCGCAGGGTGGATCGAGGGGTGGTAGACACGGTTTGCGCCGTTCCGGTTTCGGGCATACCGGGATCTTTTGCGTGCGGGGTAACTACCCCTTGACGCAGACTGACCGCTAGCCCATCCTTGCCTCAACGGCGCCGTATTGGGCCGTATCCGTACCGGGAACTTTTCGAGACAGGTGGGACTGTGGAAAAGAAGAAGTTTGGTCTACGTCTAGTCGCGGGCGCCGCGGCTCTCTGCCTTACGGCAGCGGTCGCCGCGCCCAGCCCTGCCGGGGCGCAGTCGGCGGAGGGGGTCGGCACCGCAAAGGCGACGCAGACCCTCATCGACCTGGTCCTCGGCGATGCGGCCGCTCCGGCGCTCGGCCTGAAGGTTTTGGGTGACACCGCCCAGAGCACCATCGACAGCGCCCTCGAGGCTCCGAACGCCATCACCAAGCTGGTGCCGCTGTCGCTCGTGTCGTCGCTCCTGCCGGCGCTCAACGGCCTCACGGCGAACCTGCCGACCTTCGAGTCGAAGACGCCGGGCGGCAACGCCAACGTCACCGGCTCGGCCCTCGACCTGGCCAGCCCCGGCGGCGTCCTCGGTCTGCCCCTGGGCCTCCTCGGCGGGTCGCTGATCCCGACCAGCCTCACCACCGCCCTCGACGGCGCCGGTGCCCGCACCGGCCTCGACGCTGCGCTCGCCAACCTGTCGGCCGTCTCCGGTCTGCTCAAGGTGAACAGCGTCAGCAACAAGCAGGGCACCGCAGCGGCCCTCTCGGCCTCGAGCGGCAACCGTGCGCTCACCGTCGACGCCATCTCGCTGCTGAGCCTGGGCGACCTGCTGGCCGGCCTGAACCTCGACCTGGCCAAGCTGCCCCTCGGCATCGTGAGCAACCTGCTGAGCACGCTCCAGCTGCCGGTGGCCCTGCCCGGCGGCGCCGCCGACCTCAAGTCGGCCGTCGACGGCCTCACCTCCACCATCTCCGGCATCCTCACCCAGGTCGCCGGCAACAACGCCCTGCTCGGCTCGGTGGTCGACGCCGTGCCGGCCGTCGACGGCCTCCTGAGCGGCCTGTCGCTCACGTCGCTGGTGCCGCTCGGTGGCTCCAGCCTGGTGCCGGTCGACCTGACCGCACTCGGCCTGGGCACCGTGTCGGACCTGCTGGGGACCCTCCAGGGCACCCTGAGCAACCTGCTCGACACGGTCCTCGGCACCCTGGGCAACCTGAGCCTGCTGAAGCTCGACGGTGCCACCATCGGCGCCACCACCAAGGCTGCCGACACGCTGGCCAACTCGGCTGCCGACGTCACCGGCAAGCTCGGTGGGCTGAGCGTGCTCGGCCTGAACCTTCCGGGCCTCGACCTGCTCTCGGTCGGCAACACGATCAACGCCGTCACCAGCCAGCTAGGCAACGTGCTCGGGATCATCGACCCGTCGCTGAAGGACCTGGTGAAGGTCGGCGTCCTCGACAAGGCCACCAGCGTCACGGCGGCCAACGGCTACAACAACGCCCTGGCCGGCATCGACATCCTGTCTGTGAAGATCACGCCCCCGGCGCTGCTCTCCAACCTGGTGGGCACGCTCACGGGCAACGGGGCCCTCTCGGCGCTCGGTACTCTTACCGCCGCCGGCGCCCCCACCTCGGGCCTGCCGCTCCTGGGTGGCAACATCCTCGGCCTCGGCAACCTGCTGAACCTGCCGGCCACGGTGGGGGTCCTCACCAAGGGCCTCAGCCTGAAGGTGGGCTCGGTGCAGTCGTCCTCCCAGTTCCGCCTGGCCTCGGCCCCGGCTCCGGCCGCCGTCGCCGCTCCGCAGGAGTCGCTGCCCCGCACGGGTGCCGACACCCGCACGCTCGGCATCCTGGCCGCCGGCATGGCCGCTCTGGCCCTCGGCGTCCGCCGCTGGGCTCGGCGTCCCGAGGAGATGATCGACTGATCGCACCAGCGATCGGCAACACCTGAGAAGGGGCCCTCCAGGGCCCCTTCTCTGCGTTCCAGCCCGGCCCTCACAGCCCAGCGGCCTCAGTCGTGAGGCTGCCGTGACGGCCCCGCACCGGAGGACAGCTGCGGCTCCGGGCGCCGCGGAACGGCGGGAAACGGTTCTCCCACACCACATCCGCATCCCCAATGTCGCACGGCACCACATCCGCACCCCCAGATGAGCGGTCATGGCGGTCAGCAATTGGCGTCTATGGACACCGCCCACCCGGGCCCGAACGTGCCGCTGACCTGGCCTTTCGTGGGAAAGTCCAGGTCAGTGAGCGGAGGGGGTGGTATTTGAACCCACGGTGAGGTCGCCCCCACAACGGCTTTCGAGACCGTCCGATTCGGCCGCTCTCGCACCCCTCCCGGGCACAAAACCCCTGGTCAGGGCCCTGCAGCGGGTCGGCGTGCCGGCGCTCCGAATCCGCTCGCACCACATCCGCACCACAGCCCGATCCTCGACCACCGGTTACCGCCGGTCGCCGCAGCGAGCCGTGGTCACCCCTGGTGGCCGGGGCCGGCGGCGATGCGTGGCGCGTGCTCCGACGGGCTGGGGTCGCCGTGGCGCTGTCCGGTGTTGAGGATCACTGTTGCGTCGTGGCGTCAGCTGTGCGCCGATTCGGTGATCGCGAGCGTGGCGGCGTCCTGAAACGGGTCCAGTGACCTGCCGGTCAGGGTTCTGGAGAACGGCACACATAGGTACTAGTGCTCCGCGCGTAAGTCATTGACGTACGCGCCATGAGCGGGCGGCCGTCATAGGTCAGCGCAACGGTGCCGCTCGGCGGTTGTAGTCCTTGATGAAGGCGATGGTGCGTTCGGCCAGCTGCTCTCCTGAGAAGACGCCGGCCCAGTTGTCTCGCACCTTGTCGTTGCCGCGGAACTCCCGGTCGGATGAGCGGGTTGCTCGCTGTGGTAGCCGTCGGCGAAGCACGCGACGAATGCTTCGATGTCGTGCGCGTTCATTGCGGAAAGCAGAGGCCGCCTGCCCGGTAGCCTGACCTGGGGGTGGGATACCGGTAGCTCCCTCAGCTTCGGCGCCGAGCTGGGCTGAACCTCCAGGACGGGCCATGCCACTATCGCCGAAACGCTTGCAGCAGACCGGGGGATCTGCCAGGCTTCCAAAGGATCGGTATGGAAACTGGCTGATCTGGGGGAGACGATCGTGCAACTCGTTCACTGCCGATGTGGAGCACGAAACGCTATGCCCGCAGTGCGACTTTCGGATTGCCGGCGCCCGAGACATTGCCGCCCTGGGATCCTGGCAGCGGCGGCTGCCCTTCTCCTCGTGCCGTGCCTTACCGGCACCGGACTGTCCGGTACGACCGCCGCGGGCACCGTCACCCTGGTGAAGGACCTCAACCCGGGGCCCCATGACTCCGGGCCGTTACTGTACCCGCCTCCGGCCGTGATCGGTGGATCCATCTTCTTCGAGGCTTCGGATGACATACACGGGAAGGAGCTGTGGAAGAGCGACGGCACCAAGGCGGGCACCGTCCTCGTCAAGGACATCATGCCGGGCTTCGGAAACTCGACCCCGATAGGACTGACGGCGCTGGGCGGGCAGATCTTCTTCTCCGCTTATGACCCGGCGAACGGAAGAGAGCTTTGGAAGAC encodes:
- a CDS encoding HAD family hydrolase, which codes for MTVEAVVFDWGGTLATYADVEMIDMWRLAARRLAPDREDEVCARLVAVEEASWRRIAVDQRSTTLSSLLAAASDELGLDVAEVVLEEAATSHLDAWTPHVRHDPEGPAALQALRHLGVRTGLLSNTHWPRAFHEHFLERDGLAPFLDVRCYTSELEWTKPHPGAFQAVLAPLEVSDPGRAVFVGDRPYDDVHGAQQAGMRAVLRPNPLVPPYPVEPDATVTSLSELVTIVAGWIEGW